The nucleotide sequence CACCATTCCCGGCATCGCCATCTTCATCGTCTGCCTCGGCTTCAATCTCCTGGGCGATGGGCTCCGCGACGTGCTCGACCCGAAGAGTTCATGACGGCTTCGCCGCCCCTGTTGACCGTCGAGGACCTCTGGGTCCGCTTTCACACCCGCAAGGGCCTGGTGGAGGCGGTCAGGGGCATCAGCTTTTCGGTCGGGCGTGAGAAGCTCGGCATCGTCGGCGAGTCCGGCTCCGGCAAGACCATGACGGGCCGCGCCATCCTGAAGCTGATCCGGCCGCCGGGCGAGGTCGCCGCCAGGCGCATGGATTTCTCCGACATCGACCTCCTGGCGGCGAACGAAGTCGATATGCGCCGGATCCGCGGCGAGCGCATCGCCATGGTGATGCAGGATCCGAAGTTCTCCTTGAACCCGGTGATGACCGTCGGCGACCAGGTGGCCGAGGCCTACCAGGTGCATACTGCCGCCGGCACCGCCGAGGCCAAGACCCGGACCCTGGAAATGCTGGACGCGGTCAAGATCCGCGATCCGGCGCGGGTCTACGGCCTCTATCCGCACGAAGTCTCGGGCGGCATGGGCCAGCGCATCATGATCGCGATGATGCTGATCCCCGATCCGGACCTCCTCATCTGCGACGAACCGACCTCGGCTCTCGACGTGACCGTGCAGATGCAGGTGCTGGCCATCCTCGACGACCTCGTCAGCAAGCGCGGCATGGGCCTCATGTTCATCAGCCACGACCTCAATCTGGTGGCGAGCTTCTGCGACCGGGTGGTCATCATGTATGCCGGGCGCATCGTCGAGACCTGCCGCGCCAAGGATCTGGACAAGGCCACGCATCCCTACACCCGCGGCCTCTTGGCCTCGCTGCCGCGGGTCGACCGCCCGGTCGACGAGCTGGCCGTTCTCT is from Pseudomonadota bacterium and encodes:
- a CDS encoding ABC transporter ATP-binding protein, whose product is MTASPPLLTVEDLWVRFHTRKGLVEAVRGISFSVGREKLGIVGESGSGKTMTGRAILKLIRPPGEVAARRMDFSDIDLLAANEVDMRRIRGERIAMVMQDPKFSLNPVMTVGDQVAEAYQVHTAAGTAEAKTRTLEMLDAVKIRDPARVYGLYPHEVSGGMGQRIMIAMMLIPDPDLLICDEPTSALDVTVQMQVLAILDDLVSKRGMGLMFISHDLNLVASFCDRVVIMYAGRIVETCRAKDLDKATHPYTRGLLASLPRVDRPVDELAVLSRDPAWAESAGVDARQ